From Gloeocapsopsis sp. IPPAS B-1203, one genomic window encodes:
- a CDS encoding sodium:proton antiporter, whose amino-acid sequence MVDIYILDLLVIGLLLLCVTLGSGWISRLPISFALIYLVVGIFLGPYALNIVQLRPDAQFLERLTEFVVIVSLFSCGLKMNRPLNTGAWRSTIRLIGFLMPLSIFAIAAVAHWFLRMEWGPAILLGAILAPTDPVLASEVQLTHTEDRDELRFGLTSEGGLNDALAFPFVCFGIHWFEDGNNWQAWFQEWVTIDLIWAVAIGLVMGIVIPLIVVTIDQNIQKHTKVDDLMEDFVALSIILLTYSLTEVVNGYGFLAVFVAGIVAQRRYHDPDKPFSQREFTERIEKLLEVGTILILGSMLRASAIQEHAIAALIVGGSLLFVIRPLGTWLSTIGGGYRQVTRWLFGWFGVRGVGSIYYLTYAFGHGLQGALGEQIAWITYITIVVSVILHGISTTPLMSAYNGYKNRSKKINAST is encoded by the coding sequence ATGGTAGATATTTACATCCTAGACCTACTTGTAATAGGTCTACTATTATTGTGCGTCACTCTAGGTTCAGGATGGATTTCCCGTTTACCAATTTCCTTTGCCTTGATTTATCTGGTAGTGGGTATCTTCCTAGGTCCTTATGCACTCAATATCGTTCAGCTACGCCCTGATGCACAGTTTTTAGAACGGCTAACCGAATTCGTTGTCATTGTCTCACTGTTTAGTTGTGGCTTGAAAATGAATCGTCCTCTCAATACAGGTGCTTGGCGTTCCACTATTCGCTTGATCGGTTTTTTGATGCCATTATCAATCTTTGCGATCGCCGCAGTCGCACATTGGTTTCTGCGCATGGAATGGGGACCCGCAATTTTACTAGGAGCAATTCTCGCACCTACTGACCCAGTACTCGCCTCAGAAGTGCAACTAACGCATACTGAAGATCGCGATGAGTTACGCTTTGGGTTAACTTCCGAAGGTGGTTTAAATGACGCTTTAGCCTTTCCTTTTGTATGTTTTGGCATTCACTGGTTTGAAGATGGCAACAACTGGCAAGCATGGTTTCAGGAATGGGTTACTATCGATTTAATTTGGGCAGTCGCTATTGGTTTAGTGATGGGAATTGTGATTCCTTTGATCGTAGTTACGATTGACCAAAACATCCAGAAGCATACTAAAGTTGATGACTTGATGGAGGATTTTGTTGCGCTTAGTATCATTCTCCTCACGTACTCTTTGACTGAGGTTGTCAATGGTTATGGATTTCTCGCAGTCTTCGTTGCCGGAATAGTAGCCCAACGACGTTATCATGACCCTGATAAACCCTTCTCTCAACGCGAATTTACTGAGCGCATTGAAAAACTCCTAGAAGTAGGAACAATCTTAATTTTAGGTTCAATGTTACGAGCATCTGCAATTCAAGAACACGCGATCGCTGCGTTGATTGTTGGGGGTTCTTTATTGTTTGTTATTCGTCCTCTAGGAACTTGGCTCAGTACAATTGGCGGTGGCTATCGTCAGGTAACTCGTTGGTTGTTTGGCTGGTTTGGTGTCCGTGGTGTTGGTTCCATATATTACCTCACCTATGCCTTTGGTCATGGATTGCAAGGCGCATTGGGAGAGCAAATTGCTTGGATTACCTATATCACAATTGTGGTGTCTGTCATTCTTCATGGAATTAGTACGACACCATTGATGAGTGCCTATAACGGATACAAAAATCGTAGTAAAAAGATTAATGCCTCTACCTAA
- a CDS encoding saccharopine dehydrogenase NADP-binding domain-containing protein — translation MTARVLILGGRGRIGSSIAQDIATHTQANITITSRDLSAATAVSQSIGSQVDILLLDLADTEALKKAIVAADLVIHSAGPFHYRDASVLKTCIEQGVNYLDVSDHPSFTRKALAYKSAAEEAGITAIVNTGIFPGISNSMVREGVEQFDQAERIHLSYLVSGSGGAGVTVMRTTFLGLQKPFDAWLDGKWQEVKPYSDREAIEFPDPYRRSHVYWFNMPEAFTLPEAFPTVKTVITKFGSKPDFYNHLTWIAAHWFPKPLMQQRSAIEFLAHVSHAMTDVTNRFSGIGVVIRSEVSGIKQGKQASYCSTLMHENTAIAAGCGTGSLAQFLLEGKLKKPGVWAVEQALPTNLFQEALKQRNLKLHQEWL, via the coding sequence ATGACGGCTAGGGTGCTAATTTTGGGAGGTCGAGGGCGGATTGGCAGTAGTATTGCTCAAGACATTGCCACTCATACTCAAGCAAATATTACAATTACAAGTAGGGATCTATCTGCTGCTACAGCAGTTAGTCAAAGTATTGGGTCGCAAGTAGATATTTTACTCCTCGATCTAGCTGATACCGAGGCGTTGAAGAAGGCGATCGTTGCAGCCGATCTTGTTATCCATAGTGCAGGACCTTTTCATTACCGCGATGCTAGTGTTTTAAAGACTTGTATCGAGCAAGGTGTTAACTATCTCGATGTCAGCGATCACCCGTCGTTTACTCGGAAAGCTTTAGCCTATAAGTCAGCAGCCGAAGAAGCAGGGATTACGGCAATCGTCAATACAGGCATTTTCCCAGGAATTTCTAATAGTATGGTACGTGAAGGCGTCGAGCAGTTTGACCAAGCTGAACGCATTCATCTAAGTTATCTCGTCTCAGGTTCTGGTGGTGCGGGAGTAACAGTTATGCGCACTACCTTTTTAGGTTTACAAAAGCCTTTTGATGCTTGGCTTGATGGCAAATGGCAAGAAGTAAAACCTTATAGTGATCGCGAAGCAATTGAATTTCCAGATCCTTACAGGCGATCGCACGTCTACTGGTTTAATATGCCTGAGGCATTTACGCTACCAGAAGCTTTTCCTACCGTTAAAACGGTTATTACTAAATTTGGTTCCAAACCTGATTTTTACAATCATCTTACCTGGATTGCCGCACATTGGTTTCCTAAGCCTTTGATGCAACAACGCAGTGCGATCGAATTTTTAGCTCATGTCAGCCATGCAATGACAGATGTTACTAACCGTTTTAGTGGTATTGGGGTTGTGATTCGTTCTGAGGTTAGTGGTATCAAACAAGGAAAACAAGCTAGCTACTGTTCGACTTTAATGCATGAAAACACAGCGATCGCCGCAGGTTGTGGGACTGGTAGTTTAGCTCAATTTCTCCTTGAAGGAAAGCTAAAAAAACCTGGAGTTTGGGCTGTAGAACAAGCTTTACCAACAAATTTATTTCAAGAAGCTTTGAAGCAGCGTAATCTTAAATTACATCAAGAATGGTTGTAA
- a CDS encoding TspO/MBR family protein: protein MLEPWMIIGIITFLIALASLFFRPRDTQWAKNLNRPKWLVFEPLIPVFWTIVFTGGALSAANIWENEPGTLSTWLLMGLYLVLEIITVAYIPATLRSRNLKVGTILGGSGVILGIVLTLIVWNISGVAALFLLPYLLWSPVGTYTTWEMMQLNPEAV from the coding sequence ATGCTTGAACCTTGGATGATTATAGGTATAATAACTTTCTTAATTGCTTTAGCTAGTCTTTTTTTTAGACCACGAGATACTCAATGGGCAAAAAATTTAAATCGACCAAAGTGGTTAGTTTTTGAACCACTAATTCCTGTCTTCTGGACAATTGTCTTTACAGGTGGAGCGCTATCGGCTGCTAATATCTGGGAAAACGAGCCTGGTACGTTGTCAACGTGGCTATTGATGGGGCTTTATTTAGTATTAGAAATTATAACTGTGGCATACATTCCTGCTACGTTGCGATCGCGAAATCTCAAAGTAGGGACAATATTAGGGGGCAGTGGAGTCATTTTAGGAATAGTCCTCACACTTATCGTTTGGAATATTTCAGGTGTAGCAGCTTTATTTCTATTACCATACCTTCTTTGGAGTCCAGTTGGTACTTACACCACTTGGGAAATGATGCAGCTTAACCCAGAAGCAGTGTAA
- a CDS encoding YqhA family protein, whose amino-acid sequence MMRRLLSSSKYIMILPALSNVMAALVLMIYSTIQTCIAVVNLLKISFSGSLSKDVIFDAAISFLEIADIVLLATVILVIGLGLYELFISQLNLPGWLLIRNLDDLKDKLIGTVVAVISILFLGAVVNNIPNLLPFGASVALVIVALAIFSNWVPSFKKDS is encoded by the coding sequence ATGATGCGCCGCCTACTATCTTCTTCAAAATATATTATGATTTTGCCTGCTTTGTCTAATGTCATGGCAGCTTTAGTCTTGATGATTTATAGTACTATACAAACTTGTATTGCTGTTGTTAATCTGCTTAAAATAAGTTTCTCTGGCAGTTTATCTAAAGATGTTATTTTTGATGCTGCTATTAGCTTTCTAGAAATTGCTGATATTGTCCTTTTAGCAACTGTTATTTTAGTCATTGGTCTTGGTTTGTATGAGCTATTTATTAGTCAGCTGAACTTACCAGGGTGGTTATTAATTCGTAATCTTGACGATCTTAAAGATAAACTTATTGGCACTGTCGTTGCTGTCATATCTATTCTGTTTCTTGGCGCAGTTGTTAATAATATTCCTAATTTGTTACCTTTTGGCGCATCAGTAGCATTGGTTATCGTTGCTTTGGCTATTTTTAGTAATTGGGTTCCTAGTTTTAAGAAAGATTCGTGA
- a CDS encoding DUF2993 domain-containing protein: MLDDEPRIEEQAISKAAEIGLSSKLEQAEVIEVDVKTDLFKIVQGQVDSVAIAGEGVVLQKDIRVQQMELSTDKIDINPFSALLGQVELKQPVQANARLVMIQEDLNHALNSDYVLNQAQFDLDVDGENVNLQMQQMQLTLPGGNKMVFDGKAVLHEQNTTRKLVFHATVRPRTQTEPVMLEGFTCTEGDGISLEFTVALMQKVKELVNSAYIDLDTMALRISNMEVQQGRILLQAQAFVRELPMMEQ, from the coding sequence ATGTTAGACGACGAACCAAGAATTGAAGAACAGGCAATTAGCAAAGCCGCTGAGATTGGGCTTTCTAGTAAATTGGAGCAAGCAGAAGTCATTGAGGTTGATGTTAAAACTGATTTGTTCAAGATTGTCCAAGGGCAAGTAGATTCAGTTGCGATCGCAGGTGAAGGCGTGGTACTGCAGAAAGATATCCGCGTTCAGCAGATGGAATTGTCTACTGATAAAATTGATATCAATCCTTTTAGTGCTTTACTAGGGCAGGTCGAACTTAAGCAGCCGGTACAAGCTAATGCCCGACTTGTGATGATTCAAGAAGATCTCAACCACGCGTTAAATAGTGATTATGTTCTTAATCAAGCGCAATTTGATTTAGATGTAGATGGAGAAAACGTTAACTTGCAGATGCAGCAAATGCAACTAACGTTACCAGGTGGCAATAAAATGGTGTTTGATGGCAAAGCTGTGTTGCATGAACAGAACACTACCCGCAAACTTGTTTTTCATGCAACAGTACGTCCACGTACGCAAACTGAACCAGTGATGCTAGAAGGATTTACCTGTACTGAAGGCGATGGTATTTCTTTAGAATTTACAGTTGCTTTGATGCAGAAAGTTAAGGAACTTGTCAATTCAGCTTACATCGATTTAGACACGATGGCACTGCGTATTAGCAATATGGAAGTACAGCAAGGCAGAATTTTACTCCAAGCTCAAGCTTTTGTCCGAGAACTGCCAATGATGGAACAATAA
- a CDS encoding Crp/Fnr family transcriptional regulator: protein MATQARHFTESDTVKVLTQSNYLFRDLDEAWLTSYLPVEEVQQVKLYASRPIYTAFQKGEPLDVLYAIMGGGPVVIRSTPLDRVISVSYPGSCFGMQSLPFSYGLIGKAFPSLVEAYKTTDVVKIPVEAVQALYEDSEVFRQRYDRLFELQQKFQYHLLNCSTYPPQAVAALLRALVYQERELGNQPSNGTYVFDLPIDVIARASQLNHRTVEQVLKGMRQVKLLAAAKSSDPSTDTVKVIDAEGLKETYSATRDKVYWWPLRDK, encoded by the coding sequence ATGGCAACACAAGCAAGGCATTTCACAGAATCTGACACCGTAAAGGTGTTAACTCAAAGCAACTATCTGTTTCGAGACTTGGATGAAGCCTGGTTAACCAGCTATTTACCTGTTGAAGAAGTACAGCAAGTTAAGCTATATGCTAGTCGTCCAATTTATACGGCTTTTCAGAAGGGAGAACCGCTAGATGTTTTGTATGCGATCATGGGTGGTGGACCTGTAGTCATCCGCAGCACTCCTTTAGATCGAGTCATTAGTGTCAGTTATCCTGGCAGTTGCTTTGGTATGCAAAGTCTACCTTTTAGCTACGGATTGATAGGTAAAGCGTTTCCTAGCTTGGTAGAAGCTTATAAGACAACAGATGTTGTTAAGATTCCAGTAGAAGCGGTGCAAGCACTTTACGAAGATAGCGAAGTATTTCGCCAACGCTACGATCGCTTATTTGAACTACAACAAAAATTTCAGTACCATTTACTTAACTGCAGCACATATCCACCACAAGCAGTTGCAGCTTTATTACGAGCGCTGGTGTATCAAGAACGAGAACTGGGTAATCAACCATCTAATGGAACTTATGTGTTTGACTTGCCTATAGATGTGATTGCCCGCGCTAGTCAGCTTAACCATCGTACTGTCGAGCAGGTACTTAAGGGAATGCGGCAAGTTAAGTTACTTGCAGCGGCAAAGTCAAGCGATCCTTCAACTGATACTGTAAAAGTAATTGATGCTGAAGGGTTAAAAGAAACTTATAGTGCAACTAGAGACAAAGTATATTGGTGGCCATTGCGTGATAAGTAA
- a CDS encoding ABC transporter substrate-binding protein produces MYKTAARTSVFVTLTLLLSACGGANTGTNTTNTATNTASTSPNAIPIGVAVAQTSNVALLGQEQVAGARIAEKYFNEQGGIDGTPIKLVFQDTGGDEAGTINAFQTLINNDRVVGIVGPTLSQQAFSADPIAERAKVPVIGPSNTAKGIPQIGDYIARVSAPVTVVAPNSVQAALKGNPNIKRVAVFYAQNDAFSKSETEVFQQTVKEQGLELVTVQKFQTTDTDFQTQATNALNLNPDLVIISGLAADGGNLVKQLRELGYRGSIIGGNGLNTSNVFTVCQEHCDGVLIAQAYSPEHPGEINAAFRNAYSSQYKKEPPQFSAQAYTAVQVYVEALKALDSKTDISTLSLPQLRTELNKQILAGSYQTPLGEISFTPEGEVVQKEFYVAQIKMNNNGNSGQFAFLK; encoded by the coding sequence ATGTATAAAACTGCTGCACGTACTTCTGTATTTGTTACTTTGACTCTATTGCTGTCGGCTTGTGGTGGAGCTAATACAGGTACAAATACAACTAATACCGCAACAAATACAGCCTCAACATCTCCTAATGCAATTCCTATTGGTGTTGCAGTAGCGCAAACTAGTAATGTTGCCTTACTTGGTCAAGAACAAGTTGCAGGGGCTAGAATTGCTGAAAAGTATTTTAACGAACAAGGGGGTATCGACGGTACGCCTATTAAGTTAGTGTTTCAAGATACTGGTGGTGATGAAGCTGGTACAATCAATGCTTTCCAAACTTTAATCAATAACGATCGCGTTGTTGGTATTGTGGGACCTACTTTGTCACAACAAGCATTTAGTGCTGATCCAATTGCAGAAAGAGCTAAAGTTCCAGTTATAGGACCATCAAATACCGCTAAAGGTATTCCTCAAATTGGTGATTACATAGCACGAGTTTCTGCACCAGTGACGGTTGTTGCACCAAACTCAGTTCAAGCAGCATTAAAGGGCAATCCTAATATTAAACGAGTTGCTGTTTTTTATGCACAAAATGATGCTTTTAGCAAATCAGAAACTGAAGTTTTTCAACAGACAGTTAAAGAACAAGGACTTGAATTAGTCACTGTGCAAAAGTTTCAGACAACTGATACAGATTTTCAAACACAAGCAACTAATGCATTAAATCTAAATCCTGACTTAGTTATTATTTCTGGGCTAGCTGCAGATGGTGGAAACTTAGTTAAGCAGTTGCGAGAATTAGGTTATCGAGGCTCAATTATTGGTGGTAACGGGTTGAACACATCAAATGTGTTTACTGTGTGTCAAGAACACTGTGATGGCGTATTAATCGCCCAAGCTTATAGTCCAGAACATCCAGGTGAAATTAATGCGGCTTTTCGTAATGCTTACAGCAGTCAATACAAAAAAGAACCACCTCAGTTTAGCGCTCAAGCTTATACCGCTGTGCAAGTTTATGTAGAAGCCCTCAAAGCCTTAGATAGTAAAACTGACATTAGTACTTTATCCTTACCACAACTAAGAACAGAACTCAATAAGCAAATATTAGCAGGAAGCTATCAAACTCCCTTAGGTGAAATTTCTTTTACTCCTGAAGGTGAGGTGGTACAAAAAGAATTTTATGTTGCTCAAATTAAGATGAATAATAATGGTAATAGCGGTCAATTTGCCTTTTTGAAATAA
- the crtO gene encoding beta-carotene ketolase CrtO produces the protein MEAYDVVIIGAGHNGLVCAAYLLKAGYSVLLLEKRSIPGGAATTEESLPQEAPGFKFNLCAIDHEFIHLGPVVEELELEKYGLEYLECDPVVFCPHPDGKYFLGHKSLEKTCAEIARYSERDAKKYAEYTDYWQRALGAMIPMFNAPPKSVIDILGNYDIKKIRDLLSVIGAPSKTLDFIRTMLTSAEDLLNEWFDSEFLKAPLSRLAAELGAPPSQKTIAVGAIMMAMRHDPGMARPRGGTGALVQALLNLVKSKGGVVLCDQQVKKILIDDGKAVGVRVAGGKEYRANKGVISNIDAKRVFLQLVDNSDIDQVEPNLRERLERRIVNNNETILKIDLALNEAPRFERFDHKDEYLIGSVLIADSVSHVEKAHSECTLGKIPDDDPSMYLVVPTMRDPSMAPPGKHTAWIEFFAPYQIAGAEGTGLKGTGWTDELKNKVADRVIDKLANYAPNVKNAIIARQVESPAELSERLGAYKGNYYHVDMTLDQMVFFRPLPEIANYRTPIDNLYLTGAGTHPGGSISGMPGRNCARIFLQTQQPFAQTLRDARDSIKSTVESVFKSN, from the coding sequence ATGGAAGCTTATGATGTTGTCATTATTGGCGCTGGACATAATGGTCTAGTATGCGCCGCGTATCTGCTAAAAGCTGGTTATAGCGTTTTATTGCTAGAGAAACGTTCGATTCCAGGTGGCGCAGCGACTACTGAAGAATCGCTACCGCAAGAAGCACCTGGTTTTAAGTTCAACTTGTGTGCGATTGACCACGAGTTTATTCACTTAGGACCAGTTGTGGAGGAACTTGAACTGGAAAAGTATGGCTTAGAGTACCTAGAGTGCGATCCTGTTGTTTTCTGTCCGCATCCAGATGGCAAATACTTTTTAGGTCACAAATCACTCGAAAAAACCTGTGCAGAGATTGCGCGTTACAGTGAGCGTGATGCTAAAAAATATGCTGAGTATACGGACTACTGGCAACGAGCGCTAGGTGCAATGATTCCTATGTTCAACGCACCACCCAAATCTGTTATTGATATTCTCGGTAACTACGATATTAAAAAAATTAGAGATTTACTCTCGGTGATTGGTGCGCCGTCTAAAACTTTAGACTTTATTCGGACAATGCTCACAAGTGCTGAGGATCTCCTCAATGAGTGGTTCGATTCGGAATTTCTTAAAGCACCACTCTCTCGATTAGCTGCTGAACTTGGTGCGCCACCTTCGCAAAAAACGATCGCTGTCGGTGCAATTATGATGGCAATGCGTCACGATCCTGGCATGGCAAGACCGCGTGGTGGAACTGGAGCACTAGTACAAGCCTTACTTAACTTAGTCAAAAGTAAAGGTGGTGTTGTGCTTTGCGATCAGCAAGTTAAGAAGATTTTAATTGATGATGGTAAAGCTGTTGGCGTTCGCGTTGCAGGTGGTAAAGAATATCGTGCCAATAAAGGTGTGATTTCTAATATTGACGCGAAGCGAGTTTTCTTGCAACTCGTGGATAATAGTGACATCGATCAAGTTGAGCCTAATTTACGCGAACGTTTAGAACGCCGGATTGTCAACAACAATGAAACAATCCTCAAAATTGACTTGGCGTTAAATGAAGCACCACGCTTTGAACGATTCGACCACAAAGATGAATATCTCATCGGTTCAGTCTTAATTGCTGATTCAGTCAGTCATGTGGAGAAAGCTCATAGTGAATGTACGTTAGGTAAAATACCTGATGACGATCCATCAATGTATCTTGTTGTTCCAACGATGCGCGATCCTTCAATGGCACCTCCTGGAAAGCATACTGCATGGATTGAGTTTTTTGCACCGTATCAAATTGCAGGTGCAGAAGGAACTGGGTTAAAGGGTACAGGGTGGACAGATGAACTGAAAAATAAAGTCGCCGATCGCGTCATTGATAAATTGGCAAACTATGCACCAAATGTCAAAAACGCCATTATTGCCCGCCAAGTAGAAAGCCCTGCGGAACTCAGCGAACGTCTCGGTGCATACAAAGGTAACTATTACCACGTTGATATGACATTAGATCAAATGGTATTTTTCCGCCCACTACCAGAAATTGCTAACTACCGCACGCCAATTGACAATTTATACCTGACTGGTGCAGGAACCCATCCTGGTGGTTCAATTTCCGGAATGCCAGGGCGCAACTGTGCGCGGATATTTCTGCAAACACAACAACCATTTGCCCAAACACTAAGAGATGCACGAGACTCAATCAAATCTACTGTCGAATCAGTATTTAAGAGTAACTAA
- a CDS encoding WGxxGxxG-CTERM domain-containing protein, translating into MKRSYLTQAILAGVTFSLAVPLSVPAIAQDTGTTGTTPGTGTGSGLGTTAPGGTTGGTTTPGTDTGLGGTTGTTTPGTTPGGTAPGTGTTPDTDATTGDTIPGEPTYGGTTGTATETQTEGTGGGSWGLLGLLGLLGLANLFRKPAEPAYRDPNTVNTGTGTTRY; encoded by the coding sequence ATGAAACGTTCTTATCTAACTCAAGCTATTTTGGCAGGTGTTACTTTTAGTTTAGCTGTGCCTTTAAGCGTTCCTGCGATCGCACAAGATACCGGTACTACTGGCACAACTCCTGGTACGGGCACAGGTTCGGGATTAGGAACAACTGCCCCTGGTGGTACTACCGGAGGAACGACAACACCTGGTACAGATACAGGCTTGGGTGGTACAACAGGTACAACTACCCCTGGTACTACTCCAGGTGGAACAGCCCCTGGCACTGGAACTACACCAGATACTGACGCAACAACCGGCGATACAATTCCTGGAGAACCTACATACGGCGGTACAACTGGTACTGCTACAGAAACACAAACTGAAGGAACAGGTGGAGGTTCTTGGGGTTTACTGGGTTTACTAGGTTTACTGGGCTTAGCTAACTTATTTCGCAAACCAGCTGAACCAGCTTATCGCGATCCCAACACAGTGAATACAGGTACAGGAACTACCAGATACTAA
- a CDS encoding cytochrome P450 has product MIFQNKTPALWQTLQLISQPTKFLENCIERYGEPFTVRVLGLNSPPVVFFSDPQAIKEIFTLPGEKFDFKKATHVFKPLMGDKSIILQEGCSHQRQKQLMMPPFHGDRMKTYGEIICQITTEVIQNWTPGKVISLQQEMSNITLQIILQVVFGISPGSRYNKIKELLSSLLDDVTKPWYSSLFFFPPLQKDLGAWSPWGQFLRRRQEIDELIYSEISQRRQEQFRTDILSLLMSAQDEDGQQMTDVELRDQLVSLLLLGYETTAAALSWAFYLTHSAPPVLANLSSELAQTSLENPEKITALPYLTAVCQETLRIYPIGLICTPRMVKETVQINGESFGIGTIIVPCIYLAHRRRETYSQPDKFLPERFLNHRFSPYEYLPFGGGIRGCIGVAFSMYEMKLVLATILSNFELTLADSHLAHPVRRGITIVPSASGMKMIVTAQRQFAKVPVL; this is encoded by the coding sequence GTGATTTTTCAAAACAAAACTCCTGCACTTTGGCAAACTTTGCAATTAATTTCTCAACCAACAAAGTTTTTAGAAAATTGTATAGAGCGATATGGAGAGCCATTTACTGTCAGAGTACTTGGCTTAAATTCTCCTCCAGTTGTCTTTTTCAGCGATCCACAGGCAATTAAAGAAATTTTCACTTTACCAGGTGAGAAGTTTGATTTTAAGAAAGCTACTCATGTTTTTAAGCCATTGATGGGTGATAAATCAATTATCTTACAAGAAGGTTGCAGCCATCAACGACAGAAGCAATTAATGATGCCTCCGTTTCATGGCGATCGCATGAAAACTTACGGAGAAATTATCTGTCAAATTACTACAGAAGTTATCCAAAATTGGACTCCAGGGAAAGTTATTTCACTGCAACAAGAAATGTCAAATATTACTTTGCAAATTATTTTACAGGTTGTATTTGGTATTAGTCCTGGATCTCGTTATAACAAAATCAAAGAATTACTCAGTTCTTTATTAGATGATGTGACTAAACCCTGGTACTCTAGTTTATTTTTCTTTCCACCTTTACAAAAAGATTTGGGTGCGTGGAGTCCTTGGGGACAGTTTTTACGTCGCAGACAAGAAATTGATGAGTTGATTTATAGCGAAATTTCCCAACGGCGGCAAGAGCAATTTCGGACTGATATTCTTTCACTACTCATGTCAGCACAAGATGAAGATGGGCAACAGATGACAGATGTAGAACTGCGCGATCAATTAGTTTCACTGTTGTTATTAGGATATGAAACAACAGCAGCCGCTTTATCTTGGGCTTTTTACTTGACTCATTCTGCCCCACCAGTGCTAGCGAACTTGTCATCAGAATTAGCACAAACTTCTTTGGAAAATCCTGAAAAAATTACGGCGCTTCCTTATTTAACAGCGGTTTGTCAAGAAACTTTGCGAATTTATCCTATAGGCTTAATTTGTACGCCACGCATGGTAAAAGAAACAGTACAAATTAATGGGGAAAGTTTTGGTATTGGAACAATTATCGTGCCCTGTATTTATTTAGCTCATCGTCGTCGAGAAACTTATTCACAACCCGACAAATTTCTACCAGAAAGATTTTTAAATCATCGATTTTCTCCTTATGAGTACTTGCCTTTTGGGGGAGGTATTCGTGGCTGTATAGGAGTAGCTTTTTCAATGTATGAAATGAAACTTGTACTTGCGACAATTCTCTCAAACTTTGAACTTACTCTTGCAGATTCTCATCTAGCACATCCAGTACGTCGTGGCATTACTATTGTGCCTTCTGCTAGTGGGATGAAGATGATAGTTACAGCCCAAAGGCAGTTTGCTAAAGTTCCAGTACTGTGA
- a CDS encoding branched-chain amino acid ABC transporter permease, translating into MNITLFLQQVLNGLSIGSAYAIFALGYTLIFSILGIINFAHGAIFTLGAYFTYALMGGAFGFNGLLANAVLPIQLPFAIALILGSTLAGLVGVAVERIAFRPLRRRGSDPLLTVVSSLGVAVVIVNVIQYLVGAESYTFPAGTYGNLPSAINFGTAEQPVPIRSVQVVIFCVSVVILTILTLFINRTKYGKAMQAVAEDPTTASLLGINTDRFIVLTFFISSFLAGFAGTLVASSVSIAGPYFGIAFGLKGLAVIVLGGLGSIPGAVLGGLLIGLVEAFVPGDYSAYKDAVAFGILFIMLLVRPQGLLGRRFVQKV; encoded by the coding sequence ATGAATATTACGCTATTTTTACAACAAGTTCTCAACGGTTTGTCGATTGGTAGTGCTTATGCCATTTTTGCTTTAGGATATACTCTCATATTTTCTATTTTAGGTATTATTAATTTTGCGCATGGAGCAATTTTTACTTTAGGTGCATACTTTACGTATGCACTTATGGGTGGTGCATTTGGATTTAATGGTTTGCTTGCTAATGCTGTTTTACCGATTCAACTTCCTTTTGCGATCGCTTTAATTTTGGGAAGTACGCTTGCTGGTTTAGTAGGAGTCGCAGTCGAACGTATTGCTTTTCGCCCGTTACGGCGCAGAGGTTCTGATCCACTATTAACGGTTGTTTCTAGTTTAGGTGTAGCAGTCGTAATTGTGAATGTTATTCAATATTTAGTCGGCGCAGAAAGTTACACTTTTCCCGCAGGAACATATGGTAATCTCCCTTCTGCAATTAACTTCGGAACAGCAGAACAGCCTGTGCCAATTCGTAGTGTACAAGTAGTCATTTTCTGTGTCTCTGTTGTCATTTTGACCATTTTGACATTGTTTATCAACCGCACCAAATACGGCAAAGCAATGCAAGCAGTTGCAGAAGATCCAACAACTGCAAGTTTATTGGGAATTAACACCGATCGCTTTATTGTTCTCACATTCTTTATCAGCAGTTTTCTCGCAGGTTTTGCAGGAACTTTAGTGGCATCGAGTGTGAGTATTGCAGGACCTTATTTTGGAATTGCTTTCGGTTTAAAAGGTTTAGCAGTGATTGTTCTTGGGGGGTTAGGGAGTATTCCTGGTGCGGTGTTGGGTGGTTTATTGATTGGTTTAGTTGAAGCGTTTGTTCCTGGAGATTACTCTGCATATAAAGATGCTGTTGCTTTTGGTATCTTGTTTATCATGTTATTAGTGCGACCCCAAGGTTTATTAGGAAGACGGTTTGTCCAAAAAGTTTAA